In Pirellulales bacterium, one genomic interval encodes:
- the recG gene encoding ATP-dependent DNA helicase RecG, translating into METNARSAAELLATQVQYLKGVGPQRAPLLERLGLRTARDVLFYFPRTYQDLTDLRKIEELEEGKVVSVLGRVDDVDTRSTGRGRTMLGVLIADSTGVLRAIWFNLPFMAEKFRPDQQVLLSGKVQRHGGYWQMSHPRVEWIDSEEEAAGRMLPVYGLTEGLGQGMMRRIAAATLESFAEVLEEAFSDEYLREHQLWPIRQALAAIHFPADRTSLEAARRRFVYQELFILQLALSVKRRQLRDHHKAPPLPLSAKIDARIRRLFPFELTPGQNGAIDEVAADMAHGYPMNRLLQGDVGTGKTVVALYAMLVAVAHGYQAVLMAPTEVLARQHDSTLRRLLATSQVRRGLLTGALTAAQRRDLLKDVAAGQIDLVIGTQAMLEEDVEFAKLGLVVIDEQHKFGVRQRAALKRAGLDPHYLVMTATPIPRTMLMSAFGDLDVSILSEAPPGRQPVHTYLATAEQRAKWWDFFRKKLREGRQGYVITPLVDESETRQNSSLSATFEALANGELEAFRLGLVHGRMTTGEKEAAMEAFRQGETQVLVATTVVEVGVDVPNATLMTIEGAEWFGLSQLHQLRGRISRGTHPGYCCVFTERDSEDVRARLQAFVDTTDGFKLAEIDYELRGPGDLLGTKQHGIPAMWIADLKRDSPVLEEARRDALALVERDPGIALPEHARLRKQMITRYGRVWDLGDVG; encoded by the coding sequence ATGGAGACCAACGCTCGATCCGCCGCCGAACTGCTTGCCACGCAGGTCCAGTACCTGAAGGGGGTCGGTCCCCAACGGGCTCCTCTCCTCGAACGGCTCGGGCTAAGAACAGCGCGGGACGTACTCTTCTACTTCCCGCGGACGTATCAAGATCTCACCGATCTCCGCAAGATCGAGGAGCTCGAAGAAGGCAAAGTCGTCAGCGTGCTGGGGCGCGTCGACGACGTCGATACGCGCTCGACGGGGCGCGGCCGCACCATGCTCGGCGTGCTCATTGCCGACTCGACCGGCGTGCTGCGCGCCATCTGGTTCAACTTGCCCTTCATGGCCGAGAAATTTCGTCCCGACCAGCAGGTACTGCTCTCGGGCAAGGTGCAGCGCCACGGTGGCTATTGGCAAATGTCGCACCCGCGCGTCGAGTGGATCGATAGCGAGGAAGAAGCCGCCGGCCGCATGCTGCCCGTCTACGGTCTGACCGAAGGACTGGGGCAAGGCATGATGCGCCGCATCGCCGCTGCCACGCTCGAATCGTTTGCCGAGGTGCTCGAAGAGGCCTTCTCGGACGAGTACCTGCGCGAGCATCAACTCTGGCCGATTCGCCAGGCGCTGGCGGCGATTCATTTTCCGGCCGATCGCACTAGCCTCGAAGCGGCCCGGCGGCGCTTCGTCTACCAGGAACTGTTCATCCTGCAGTTGGCGCTGTCGGTGAAACGGCGGCAGTTGCGCGATCATCACAAGGCGCCCCCGCTCCCCCTCTCGGCGAAGATCGACGCCCGCATTCGGCGCCTGTTTCCCTTTGAACTCACCCCGGGCCAAAACGGGGCGATCGACGAAGTGGCTGCCGACATGGCGCACGGCTATCCGATGAATCGCCTGCTGCAAGGGGACGTCGGCACTGGCAAGACCGTGGTCGCCTTGTATGCCATGCTGGTGGCCGTGGCGCACGGCTATCAGGCGGTGCTGATGGCGCCTACCGAAGTCTTGGCCCGACAGCACGACTCGACGTTGCGCCGTTTGTTGGCCACCAGCCAGGTGCGGCGCGGATTGCTCACCGGCGCGCTCACCGCCGCACAACGTCGCGATCTGCTCAAAGACGTCGCGGCCGGGCAGATCGACCTCGTCATCGGCACGCAGGCCATGCTCGAAGAGGACGTCGAGTTCGCCAAGCTGGGGCTGGTGGTGATCGACGAGCAACACAAGTTCGGCGTGCGGCAGCGTGCGGCGCTCAAGCGGGCCGGGCTCGATCCGCATTACCTGGTGATGACGGCCACGCCGATCCCGCGCACCATGCTGATGAGCGCCTTCGGCGATCTCGACGTCTCGATCCTGAGCGAAGCCCCTCCCGGCCGTCAGCCGGTCCACACCTATCTCGCCACTGCCGAACAGCGTGCCAAGTGGTGGGACTTCTTCCGCAAGAAGCTGCGCGAAGGCCGGCAGGGTTACGTCATCACTCCGCTCGTCGACGAAAGCGAAACGCGGCAGAACAGCAGCCTGTCGGCCACGTTCGAGGCGCTTGCCAACGGTGAGCTCGAGGCGTTCCGCCTGGGGCTGGTGCATGGCCGGATGACCACCGGGGAAAAAGAGGCCGCCATGGAGGCCTTTCGACAAGGCGAAACGCAAGTGCTGGTGGCCACGACCGTCGTCGAGGTGGGAGTCGACGTGCCCAACGCCACCCTCATGACGATCGAAGGGGCCGAGTGGTTCGGCCTCTCGCAATTGCACCAGCTTCGCGGGCGGATCAGCCGCGGCACGCACCCGGGCTATTGCTGCGTCTTCACCGAGCGCGACAGCGAAGACGTCCGCGCGCGGTTGCAGGCCTTTGTCGACACGACCGACGGCTTCAAGCTGGCCGAGATCGACTACGAGCTGCGCGGGCCCGGCGATCTGCTGGGCACGAAACAGCACGGCATACCGGCCATGTGGATCGCCGATCTGAAGCGCGACTCACCGGTACTGGAAGAAGCCCGCCGCGACGCGCTGGCACTGGTCGAGCGAGACCCCGGCATCGCCCTGCCCGAGCACGCGCGGCTGCGCAAGCAGATGATCACCCGCTACGGCCGCGTGTGGGACTTGGGGGATGTGGGTTAG
- a CDS encoding aspartyl protease family protein, whose product MIFNYTTIISTAPEDGEPMLIMRPEIFITIHGATRSHRYLGLVDTGADFTVFPESVAEQIGIKPTPGSGPAITAFGGQQLRLSFADVDLEISDGESSCRWNARIQFADIPSAKDETLLLGHVGFLEFFSATFYGEQCELELSPNANLLLS is encoded by the coding sequence ATGATCTTCAACTACACGACTATAATCTCGACGGCGCCTGAAGATGGCGAGCCGATGCTGATTATGCGCCCGGAAATTTTCATTACGATACACGGAGCAACACGATCGCACCGATATCTAGGACTCGTTGATACAGGGGCGGACTTCACCGTGTTTCCAGAATCTGTGGCCGAACAGATCGGCATCAAGCCGACTCCAGGTAGCGGTCCAGCAATCACCGCCTTTGGCGGTCAACAATTGCGGCTCAGCTTTGCAGATGTCGACCTAGAAATATCGGACGGCGAGAGCAGTTGCCGGTGGAATGCAAGAATCCAGTTTGCCGATATCCCAAGTGCGAAAGATGAAACACTGCTCTTGGGCCATGTGGGGTTTCTCGAGTTCTTCAGCGCGACATTCTACGGCGAACAATGCGAACTCGAGTTGTCCCCGAATGCAAACCTCCTGCTAAGCTGA
- a CDS encoding transposase — protein MERTRALAAAVAEMYLQGVSTRKVTAVMEQLCGREVTSMQVSRAVQTLDEELTAWRSAAVAEVLYLLSRRLP, from the coding sequence GTGGAGCGAACGCGCGCGTTGGCCGCGGCGGTCGCCGAGATGTATCTCCAAGGGGTCTCGACGCGGAAGGTGACCGCCGTGATGGAGCAACTCTGCGGCCGCGAAGTAACCAGCATGCAGGTCAGCCGCGCCGTGCAGACGCTCGACGAAGAGCTGACCGCCTGGCGGAGTGCGGCCGTTGCCGAGGTCCTGTACTTGCTTTCTCGACGCCTGCCATGA
- a CDS encoding transposase, whose product MVSCALLVAIGVQPDGRRSVLGLSVSLSEAEVH is encoded by the coding sequence GTGGTCTCCTGCGCGCTCTTGGTCGCGATCGGCGTCCAGCCCGACGGGCGACGCAGCGTGTTGGGCCTGAGCGTCTCGCTTTCCGAAGCCGAGGTGCATTGA
- a CDS encoding transposase — protein sequence MRLITSDDHAGLRAALQARFAGVPWQRCQITGSRESSDCSMPNVPQTKRAAICASVLTAPNARVGSAAGPDGVEARHVGAEASGLVGGQRAGGAGRVRLPGRASPAAADE from the coding sequence GTGCGGTTGATCACCAGTGACGATCACGCCGGACTGCGGGCCGCCTTGCAGGCCCGATTTGCGGGCGTGCCCTGGCAGCGATGTCAAATTACCGGCAGCAGAGAATCATCAGACTGCTCCATGCCAAACGTACCGCAGACGAAGCGCGCCGCGATCTGCGCTTCGGTACTAACCGCGCCGAACGCGCGTGTTGGATCGGCTGCTGGGCCAGATGGTGTCGAAGCACGTCACGTCGGCGCCGAAGCTAGCGGCCTGGTTGGAGGCCAACGTGCCGGAGGGGCTGGCCGTGTTCGCCTTCCCGGCCGAGCATCGCCGGCGGCTGCGGACGAATAA
- the mqnE gene encoding aminofutalosine synthase MqnE has translation MIRTASGNLDQIRAKVLAGERLSLDEGLFLYSPEAPLNDVGALANIVRERKNGNLAYYNINTHLNPTNVCVYRCIFCAFRSDLRDPKGYAMSDEQILARGREAVESGCTEMHIVGGLHHQRKYEWYVNIIRILHEAYPRLHLKAWTAVEINWFQHLTKLPVRRILEDMKEAGLGSLPGGGAEIFHPEVRDRICEHKADAKNWIDIHREAHELGLHTNATMLYGHIENAYHRVDHLIRLRELQDETGGFQTFIPLAFHPDNTKLDHIRKPSGLMDLRTMAVSRLMLDNFPHIKAYWIMLGIGTAQTALSYGADDLDGTVRHELIYHDAGAETPELLTVEQIRRLIEEAGREPLERDTLYHRVVRDGANWETAEAIAVGA, from the coding sequence ATGATCCGCACGGCCTCGGGAAATCTCGATCAGATTCGTGCCAAGGTTCTGGCCGGCGAGCGGCTCTCGCTCGACGAAGGGTTGTTCCTCTACAGTCCCGAGGCGCCGCTGAATGATGTGGGTGCCCTCGCCAACATCGTCCGCGAGCGGAAGAACGGCAACCTCGCCTACTACAACATCAACACGCACCTGAATCCCACGAACGTCTGCGTCTATCGCTGCATCTTCTGCGCGTTTCGCTCCGACCTGCGCGATCCCAAGGGCTACGCCATGTCGGACGAGCAGATCCTGGCGCGCGGCCGCGAGGCGGTCGAGTCGGGCTGCACCGAGATGCACATCGTGGGGGGCCTGCACCATCAGCGCAAGTACGAATGGTACGTGAACATCATTCGCATCCTGCACGAGGCCTATCCCCGGCTCCACCTGAAGGCCTGGACCGCCGTCGAGATCAACTGGTTCCAGCACCTAACGAAGCTGCCCGTGCGTCGCATTTTGGAAGACATGAAGGAGGCGGGGCTCGGCAGCCTGCCCGGTGGCGGCGCCGAGATCTTTCACCCCGAAGTCCGCGACCGCATCTGCGAGCACAAGGCCGACGCCAAGAACTGGATCGACATTCACCGCGAGGCACATGAGCTGGGACTGCACACGAACGCCACCATGCTCTACGGCCACATCGAGAACGCCTACCACCGCGTCGACCACCTGATTCGCCTGCGCGAGTTGCAGGACGAAACGGGGGGCTTCCAGACCTTCATTCCACTGGCGTTCCATCCCGACAACACGAAGCTGGATCACATTCGCAAACCGTCGGGCTTGATGGACTTGCGGACGATGGCCGTGAGCCGGCTGATGCTCGACAACTTCCCGCACATCAAGGCCTATTGGATCATGCTCGGCATCGGCACGGCGCAGACGGCCTTGTCGTACGGCGCCGACGATCTGGACGGCACGGTGCGGCACGAGCTGATCTATCACGACGCCGGCGCGGAAACGCCCGAGCTGCTGACCGTGGAACAGATCCGCCGGCTGATCGAAGAAGCGGGGCGCGAGCCGCTGGAGCGCGACACGCTCTACCACCGCGTGGTCCGCGACGGCGCGAACTGGGAAACGGCCGAGGCGATTGCCGTGGGGGCTTAG
- the ubiA gene encoding putative 4-hydroxybenzoate polyprenyltransferase, which yields MYQRLVHILEMIRFSHTLFALPFALLAAVMAWQAPSTTGGPPVAFRWQDLLGVLLCMVFARSAAMSFNRLVDARIDAENPRTQVRHIPAGLLSVTSVATFALSCVVGFVASTLLFLPNWWPLYLSIPVLVIICGYSFAKRFTSLAHFWLGAALMLAPIATWIALRGELAWPPVILGLAVMLWVAGFDIIYACQDVDFDRQAGLRSVPVRLGVAGALHLATICHAGMIGLLAVLPLVYPSFGWIYWCGIGAVAALLIYEHWLVRPDDLTRVNLAFYNVNGVISVGLFLIGAADLLM from the coding sequence ATGTATCAGCGGCTCGTCCACATCCTGGAGATGATTCGCTTCAGCCATACGCTGTTCGCCTTGCCGTTCGCGCTGTTGGCGGCGGTGATGGCCTGGCAAGCACCCTCGACAACCGGCGGACCACCGGTCGCGTTCCGCTGGCAGGATTTGCTCGGCGTGTTGCTGTGCATGGTGTTCGCTCGCAGCGCCGCGATGTCGTTCAATCGGCTGGTCGATGCGCGGATCGACGCCGAGAACCCTCGCACCCAGGTGCGTCACATTCCGGCGGGATTGCTGAGCGTGACGAGCGTGGCGACGTTTGCCCTGTCCTGCGTGGTCGGCTTCGTGGCCAGCACGCTGCTGTTTCTGCCGAACTGGTGGCCGCTATATCTGTCGATTCCCGTGCTGGTGATTATCTGCGGTTACAGCTTTGCCAAGCGATTTACGTCGCTGGCGCATTTCTGGTTGGGGGCTGCCTTGATGCTCGCTCCCATAGCCACCTGGATCGCCCTGCGCGGAGAGTTGGCCTGGCCGCCGGTGATTCTCGGTCTGGCCGTCATGCTTTGGGTGGCCGGCTTCGATATCATTTACGCTTGCCAGGATGTTGACTTCGATCGACAGGCGGGGCTGCGGAGCGTGCCGGTACGATTGGGGGTGGCCGGCGCCTTGCACCTGGCGACGATTTGTCACGCCGGCATGATTGGTCTGTTGGCGGTGCTGCCGCTGGTCTATCCGTCGTTTGGTTGGATCTACTGGTGCGGCATCGGGGCGGTCGCCGCGCTCTTGATTTACGAACACTGGCTCGTGCGCCCCGACGACCTGACGCGAGTCAACCTGGCTTTTTATAATGTCAACGGCGTGATCAGCGTCGGCCTGTTTCTCATCGGCGCGGCCGACTTGCTGATGTAA
- a CDS encoding phosphoribosylaminoimidazolesuccinocarboxamide synthase, giving the protein MSASSSPLLETSLPDLPVRRGKVRDVYDLGKQLLIVSTDRTSAFDWVMPNGIPDKGRVLTQLSKFWFELLGESNHLISTDVHEFGLAPEIDLEPLVGRSMLVRKTNVVPIECVVRGYLAGSGWKEYRQSQTVCGEKLPPGLTESDKLPRPIFTPATKAESGHDENIPFAAMARYVGNSVAEELRQRSIAIYERAAEHARGHGIIIADTKFEWGMVGGEIILIDEVLTPDSSRFWPADQYQPGGPQMSFDKQFVRDWLETTGWDKNSPPPALPDDVVRKTREKYVEAYERLTMLPFAWR; this is encoded by the coding sequence ATGTCCGCCTCTTCGTCCCCTCTGCTCGAAACCTCGCTTCCCGACCTGCCCGTCCGCCGGGGGAAGGTGCGCGACGTCTATGACCTGGGAAAACAGCTCCTGATCGTCAGTACCGATCGGACGAGTGCCTTTGACTGGGTCATGCCCAACGGCATTCCCGACAAGGGACGCGTGCTGACGCAGTTGAGCAAGTTCTGGTTCGAACTGCTGGGAGAATCGAACCACCTGATCTCGACCGACGTCCACGAATTCGGCCTTGCGCCGGAGATCGATCTCGAGCCGCTCGTCGGCCGGTCGATGCTGGTACGTAAGACGAACGTCGTGCCGATCGAGTGTGTCGTCCGCGGCTATTTGGCCGGCTCGGGCTGGAAGGAGTACCGCCAATCGCAGACCGTGTGCGGCGAGAAGCTGCCTCCGGGGTTGACCGAAAGCGACAAGCTGCCCCGACCGATCTTTACGCCCGCCACCAAGGCCGAATCGGGACATGACGAGAACATCCCCTTCGCCGCCATGGCGCGCTACGTGGGCAACAGCGTGGCCGAGGAACTGCGCCAGCGGAGCATCGCCATCTACGAACGCGCCGCCGAACACGCGCGCGGCCACGGCATCATCATCGCCGACACGAAGTTCGAATGGGGCATGGTCGGCGGCGAGATCATCTTGATCGACGAGGTGCTCACGCCCGATAGCTCGCGCTTCTGGCCCGCCGATCAGTATCAGCCCGGCGGACCGCAGATGTCGTTCGACAAGCAGTTCGTTCGCGATTGGCTCGAAACCACGGGCTGGGACAAGAACAGCCCTCCGCCGGCGCTGCCGGACGACGTCGTTCGCAAGACTCGCGAGAAATACGTCGAGGCCTACGAGCGGCTCACGATGCTGCCGTTTGCGTGGCGCTGA
- a CDS encoding cyclase family protein has translation MLVRMLSRRWLVSSLLLMFFLTALALLTSSAARGQKPADALKPGWVKGKGYGWIWGADDEVGALNAMTPETIEAALKIPTTGRVFDLGVTYSRNSYKWPGHAPAEIMTFRGPEGVKRQKDFPDAENPSGQAWHSCALFMSDNVGTQIDGLGHVTVGEDNHWYNGFREADWGGNFGVRKCDATTIPPIVARGVMLDIAALKGVEALPAHYAITPLDVDAALARQKIGLRPGDVVLFRTGTLRYWGAEGADQDLLAEHDSAGITLDTAKYLVEQFGAMMIGSDTSGLEVNPPPPGSDTFIPVHRYLLIEQGIHILEFHNLEELSRDKIYEFCYVASTNKIAGTTAGFALRPLALK, from the coding sequence ATGTTGGTTCGCATGCTTTCGCGACGCTGGCTCGTATCGAGCCTTTTGCTGATGTTCTTTCTGACGGCGCTGGCCCTGCTCACTTCCTCTGCCGCACGAGGTCAAAAGCCCGCCGACGCCCTAAAACCCGGCTGGGTCAAAGGGAAAGGGTATGGCTGGATCTGGGGCGCGGACGACGAAGTGGGCGCGCTGAACGCCATGACCCCGGAGACCATCGAGGCCGCACTCAAGATTCCCACGACCGGCCGCGTGTTCGATCTGGGGGTAACTTACAGCCGCAACAGCTACAAGTGGCCCGGCCACGCGCCGGCCGAGATCATGACCTTCCGCGGACCCGAAGGGGTCAAACGGCAGAAAGACTTTCCCGATGCCGAGAACCCCAGTGGCCAGGCCTGGCATAGCTGCGCCCTGTTTATGAGCGACAACGTCGGCACGCAGATCGACGGACTCGGCCACGTCACCGTGGGCGAAGACAATCACTGGTACAACGGCTTCCGCGAAGCGGATTGGGGAGGCAACTTCGGTGTGCGCAAGTGCGACGCGACGACCATCCCACCGATCGTGGCCCGGGGGGTCATGCTCGACATCGCCGCGCTCAAGGGAGTCGAGGCCCTGCCGGCGCACTACGCCATCACCCCGCTCGACGTCGATGCGGCCCTCGCGCGGCAGAAGATCGGACTGCGTCCCGGCGACGTGGTGCTGTTTCGCACGGGCACGCTGCGCTACTGGGGCGCCGAGGGGGCGGACCAGGACCTGCTCGCCGAGCACGACTCGGCCGGCATCACGCTCGATACGGCGAAGTATCTCGTCGAGCAATTCGGCGCCATGATGATCGGCTCCGACACGAGCGGTCTGGAAGTCAATCCGCCCCCGCCCGGCTCAGACACCTTCATCCCGGTGCATCGCTACCTGCTGATCGAGCAGGGCATCCACATTCTCGAATTCCACAACCTCGAGGAGCTTTCGCGCGACAAGATCTACGAGTTCTGCTACGTCGCCAGCACGAACAAGATCGCCGGCACCACGGCCGGCTTCGCCCTGCGGCCGTTGGCTCTGAAATAA
- a CDS encoding crotonase/enoyl-CoA hydratase family protein has protein sequence MSSFETISLEVDARGMARLRLNRPESKNAMSPQMIVELRAAGRKLAEEPSVRGIVLTGAGDVFCAGGDLKGMQKQAQGTREERIQDATELAEMLAEWNMLPKPIIGRINGSAFGGGIGLISVCDLAIGVTSAKFCLTEVRLGLIPATISPYVVARLGVPNARRVMLNAREMDAAMAVRLGLLSEAVAPDELDAAVEREISALLQCAPGAVGNAKALIRFVSTHDTPANIEYTARALADAWESAEVAEGIQAFLTRQKPKWCVE, from the coding sequence ATGAGCAGCTTTGAAACGATCTCGTTGGAAGTCGACGCGCGTGGGATGGCCCGCCTCAGGCTGAACCGCCCCGAGTCGAAGAACGCCATGTCGCCGCAGATGATCGTCGAGCTGCGCGCGGCGGGGCGCAAGCTGGCCGAGGAGCCCAGCGTGCGAGGCATCGTGCTCACCGGGGCCGGTGACGTGTTTTGCGCCGGCGGCGATCTGAAGGGGATGCAGAAGCAGGCCCAGGGCACCCGGGAGGAACGGATTCAGGATGCCACGGAACTGGCCGAGATGCTTGCCGAGTGGAACATGCTGCCGAAGCCGATCATCGGGCGGATCAATGGATCGGCCTTCGGCGGAGGGATCGGGCTGATTTCAGTCTGCGATCTCGCCATTGGCGTGACGTCGGCCAAATTCTGCCTGACCGAAGTGCGGTTGGGGCTGATCCCGGCGACGATCTCTCCGTACGTCGTCGCCCGGCTCGGCGTGCCGAATGCGCGTCGTGTGATGCTCAACGCCCGCGAGATGGACGCCGCGATGGCGGTGCGGTTGGGGCTGCTGAGCGAGGCCGTCGCGCCGGATGAGTTGGACGCCGCGGTCGAACGCGAGATTTCCGCCCTGCTCCAGTGTGCCCCAGGAGCGGTGGGCAACGCCAAGGCGCTCATTCGCTTTGTCAGCACCCACGACACCCCGGCCAATATCGAGTACACCGCGCGGGCGCTGGCCGACGCCTGGGAAAGCGCCGAAGTCGCCGAGGGAATTCAGGCGTTTCTCACCAGGCAAAAGCCGAAGTGGTGCGTCGAATAA
- a CDS encoding tetratricopeptide repeat protein yields the protein MLFWPKFALGANWGSFQPAMLERGRAWLALFLLAVVSLVLYGRIYDNDFVAIDDATHVTANPHLRPLSISGLLNLWSEPYASMYMPASYTFFAAESWLAEGRNAQGQTTLDPRVFHVTSAVLHALNTVLVFCVVRMLIGDSMACFFGALLFAWHPLQVQSVAWVSSTPGLLCACVSLLATHQYLRFRGASWSNAGLTGADDADQGPRSWRCWAHYALAFLAYLLALLCKPAATALPLMLIVMEVAWFRRGLWRALLLFGPWLLPALWLASLTHELQARHVAEFVYVPVWWLRPLVAMDALAYYLRKLVWPIGLGIDNGRSPEYLFQHGWIYVHWLLPAGLMAVAAWSSQRRAWLTAIGLFVAGVAPVLGFVPFVFQDISTVASRYVYLSMLGPALALAWFLAQPVGRAWRGEVVFAIALLGLCTVRQTGFWQDTRSLAERGLDVNERSTVSLAALAQLEIAERDYSEAEELLRRAAEFDPEGARVWTDLGSFYVHIGRAEDAKRALRQAARVCSLDPLPHVLMAKLRLQERDYDNVILEMRNLLRVMPDHWEGRRYLAVALFHKQQYEQAALEGERIVNSQPNQTEVRMLVATSHLRLGRYEAARAHLRAVQAVRPADANVRRMWREIEALESSRKGGSLNADPHLRSGRRPGSTCWRAVGVLPAC from the coding sequence ATGCTCTTCTGGCCGAAGTTTGCGTTGGGAGCGAATTGGGGATCGTTCCAGCCTGCCATGCTCGAGCGTGGCAGAGCGTGGCTGGCACTGTTTCTGCTGGCCGTGGTTTCGCTCGTGCTTTACGGCCGCATCTACGACAATGACTTTGTCGCCATCGACGATGCCACGCACGTGACGGCGAACCCCCATCTGCGCCCACTCTCGATCTCCGGGCTGCTAAACCTCTGGAGCGAGCCGTACGCCAGCATGTATATGCCGGCGAGCTACACGTTCTTTGCCGCCGAATCCTGGCTGGCAGAAGGTCGCAACGCGCAGGGGCAAACGACGCTCGATCCGCGGGTGTTCCATGTGACGAGTGCCGTGCTGCACGCCCTCAATACGGTTCTCGTCTTCTGCGTGGTGCGCATGCTCATTGGCGATTCGATGGCCTGCTTTTTTGGAGCCCTGCTCTTTGCCTGGCATCCGTTGCAGGTGCAATCGGTCGCGTGGGTATCGAGCACGCCGGGCCTGCTCTGTGCATGTGTTTCGCTGCTGGCGACGCATCAATACTTGCGTTTCCGCGGTGCATCCTGGTCGAACGCCGGCTTGACCGGTGCAGACGACGCGGATCAGGGCCCTCGCTCGTGGCGTTGCTGGGCGCATTACGCGTTGGCATTTTTGGCTTACCTGCTGGCGCTCTTGTGCAAGCCCGCCGCCACGGCATTGCCCTTGATGCTGATCGTAATGGAAGTTGCCTGGTTTCGCCGAGGGCTGTGGCGGGCACTGCTGCTGTTCGGCCCCTGGTTGCTGCCTGCGCTGTGGCTGGCGTCGTTGACACATGAACTTCAGGCCCGTCACGTGGCCGAGTTTGTCTACGTGCCGGTCTGGTGGTTGCGTCCCCTCGTGGCCATGGATGCGCTGGCCTACTACCTGCGCAAGTTGGTTTGGCCGATCGGCCTGGGCATCGATAACGGCCGATCGCCCGAATACTTGTTTCAGCACGGTTGGATCTACGTCCATTGGCTGCTTCCGGCGGGCCTGATGGCGGTGGCGGCATGGTCGTCGCAACGCCGCGCCTGGTTGACGGCCATCGGGCTGTTCGTGGCCGGGGTAGCGCCCGTGCTGGGCTTCGTGCCCTTCGTCTTTCAAGATATTTCAACGGTGGCCAGCCGCTACGTCTATCTGTCGATGCTGGGACCGGCGCTCGCCTTGGCGTGGTTCCTCGCGCAGCCCGTGGGCCGTGCCTGGCGCGGAGAGGTCGTTTTTGCCATCGCCTTGCTGGGGCTGTGTACGGTACGCCAGACGGGCTTCTGGCAGGATACGCGATCGTTGGCGGAACGGGGGCTGGACGTGAACGAGCGAAGCACGGTCTCGCTGGCCGCGCTCGCCCAGTTGGAAATCGCCGAACGAGATTATTCCGAGGCCGAGGAACTCTTGCGACGTGCGGCCGAATTCGACCCCGAAGGGGCCCGCGTATGGACCGATCTGGGATCCTTCTACGTGCATATAGGCCGCGCCGAGGACGCGAAACGCGCCCTCCGACAAGCGGCCCGCGTGTGCAGTCTCGATCCGTTGCCGCATGTCTTGATGGCCAAGTTGCGATTGCAGGAACGCGACTACGACAACGTCATCCTCGAAATGCGCAACTTGTTGCGGGTGATGCCCGACCATTGGGAGGGACGTCGCTATTTGGCGGTCGCGCTGTTCCACAAGCAGCAGTACGAACAAGCCGCCCTCGAGGGAGAGCGAATCGTGAATTCACAGCCCAATCAGACCGAGGTGCGCATGCTGGTCGCCACTTCGCATCTGCGCCTGGGTCGATATGAGGCGGCGCGAGCTCATCTACGGGCCGTGCAAGCGGTGCGGCCTGCCGATGCCAACGTGCGTCGAATGTGGCGGGAAATCGAGGCTCTTGAATCCAGCAGGAAAGGTGGATCTCTCAACGCCGACCCCCACTTGCGAAGCGGAAGAAGGCCCGGAAGCACCTGCTGGCGAGCGGTTGGCGTGCTGCCGGCGTGCTAA